Proteins encoded in a region of the Benincasa hispida cultivar B227 chromosome 2, ASM972705v1, whole genome shotgun sequence genome:
- the LOC120071417 gene encoding ubiquitin-conjugating enzyme E2 27, which produces MIDFARVQKELQECTKDIEASGIRVTPKADSLSHLLGIIPGPIATPYEGGTFQIDITLPDGYPFEPPKMQFATKVWHPNISSQSGAICLDILKDQWSPALTLKTALLSVQALLSAPQPDDPQDAVVAQQYLRDYQTFAGTARYWTETFAKTSSRGVEEKVQKLVEMGFPEAQVRSSLEAVGWDENLALEKLCSG; this is translated from the exons atgatagaCTTCGCTCGCGTCCAGAAGGAGCTCCAAGAATGCACTAAAGACATCGAGGCTTCTGGTATTAGAGTCACCCCTAAAGCCGATAGTCTTTCCCATTTGCTCGGCATCATTCCTGGTCCTATCGCTACTCCTTATGAGGGTGGAACCTTCCAAATTGATATCACATTGCCAG ATGGGTATCCATTTGAGCCCCCCAAAATGCAATTTGCTACAAAAGTCTG GCACCCTAATATCAGTAGTCAAAGTGGTGCAATTTGCCTGGACATTTTGAAGGATCAGTGGAGCCCAGCACTCACGCTGAAGACAGCCCTGCTTTCTGTGCAGGCATTGCTATCTGCTCCTCAACCTGATGATCCTCAAGATGCTGTCGTAGCTCAACAG TATCTTAGAGACTACCAGACTTTTGCTGGCACAGCACGATATTGGACAGAAACTTTTGCCAAGACGTCATCTCGTGGGGTGGAAGAAAAG GTTCAGAAACTTGTGGAGATGGGATTCCCGGAGGCTCAAGTAAGGAGCAGTTTGGAAGCTGTGGGTTGGGATGAAAATTTGGCTTTGGAAAAGCTCTGTTCCGGCTAA